The following proteins come from a genomic window of Citrobacter europaeus:
- the eptB gene encoding kdo(2)-lipid A phosphoethanolamine 7''-transferase: MRYIKSMTQQKLSFLLAIYIGLFMNCAVFFRRFSGYAHEFTVWKGLSAVVELAGTVLVTFFLLRLLSLFGRRAWRVLATFVVLCSAGASYYMTFLNVVIGYGIIASVMTTDIDLSKEVVGWHFIVWLVSVSIIPLVLIWSNRCRYTLMRQIRTPGMRWRSVGVVLLAGLLVWAPIRLLSMQQRSVERETGIDLPSYGGVVANSYLPSNWLSALGLYAWAQVDESSDNKSLMNPAKKFTYVAPKNLDDTYVVFIIGETTRWDHMGIFGYERNTTPRLAQEKNLAAFRGYSCDTATKLSLRCMFVRQGGAEENPQRTLKEQNVFAVLSQLGFKTDLYAMQSEMWFYSNTMAENIAYREQIGAEPRNRGKNVDDMLLITEMQQSLQNNEDGDKHLIILHTKGSHFNYTQRYTREYAQWKPECVNVDSGCSKAEMINSFDNSVTYVDHFITKVFDQLRDKKAIVFYAADHGESINEREHLHGTPRKMAPPEQFRVPMLVWMSDKYLEDPDHAKAFAHLKQEADMKVPRRHVELYDTILGCLGYTSPNGGINENNNWCRIPDAKKVKAQ, encoded by the coding sequence ATGAGATACATTAAGTCGATGACGCAGCAGAAACTCAGTTTCTTGCTGGCAATCTATATCGGTTTGTTTATGAACTGTGCTGTATTTTTCCGTCGCTTTAGCGGATATGCGCACGAGTTTACCGTCTGGAAAGGACTCTCCGCGGTTGTTGAATTGGCCGGCACTGTGCTGGTGACCTTCTTTTTACTCCGACTTCTCTCGTTATTTGGCCGACGCGCCTGGCGTGTGCTGGCAACCTTTGTGGTGCTGTGTTCTGCCGGCGCCAGTTATTATATGACCTTCCTGAACGTGGTAATTGGCTACGGCATTATCGCCTCCGTTATGACCACGGATATTGATTTATCGAAAGAAGTCGTCGGCTGGCATTTCATCGTGTGGCTGGTTTCGGTCAGTATTATCCCATTGGTGCTGATCTGGAGTAACCGCTGCCGCTATACCCTGATGAGACAGATTCGTACGCCGGGTATGAGATGGCGTAGCGTGGGGGTAGTACTGTTAGCTGGCCTGCTGGTATGGGCGCCGATTCGCCTGCTGAGCATGCAACAGAGAAGCGTTGAACGTGAAACGGGGATCGATCTACCCAGCTATGGCGGGGTTGTGGCGAACTCTTATTTGCCGTCAAACTGGCTCTCAGCGCTGGGTCTGTACGCCTGGGCACAGGTGGATGAATCTTCAGACAACAAATCGCTGATGAACCCGGCGAAGAAGTTCACCTACGTTGCGCCCAAAAATCTCGACGACACCTATGTGGTCTTTATTATCGGGGAAACCACGCGTTGGGATCATATGGGGATTTTTGGCTATGAGCGCAATACTACGCCAAGACTCGCCCAGGAGAAAAATCTGGCCGCATTCCGGGGATATTCCTGCGATACGGCAACTAAACTTTCGCTGCGCTGTATGTTTGTACGTCAGGGCGGGGCGGAAGAAAACCCGCAGCGTACCCTGAAAGAACAAAACGTCTTTGCTGTGCTCAGCCAGTTAGGGTTCAAGACCGACCTCTACGCGATGCAAAGCGAGATGTGGTTCTACAGTAATACCATGGCGGAGAACATCGCTTACCGTGAGCAGATTGGCGCTGAGCCGCGTAACCGTGGCAAAAACGTTGACGATATGCTGCTGATTACCGAGATGCAGCAGTCTTTGCAGAATAATGAAGATGGTGACAAGCATCTGATTATTCTGCACACCAAAGGCTCGCATTTTAACTACACTCAGCGCTACACCCGCGAATATGCGCAGTGGAAGCCGGAGTGCGTCAATGTTGATAGCGGCTGCTCGAAGGCCGAGATGATCAACTCGTTTGATAACTCGGTAACCTATGTTGATCACTTTATTACCAAAGTGTTCGATCAACTGCGCGATAAGAAAGCGATTGTGTTCTACGCCGCCGACCACGGTGAGTCGATTAACGAGCGTGAGCACCTGCACGGTACGCCGCGTAAAATGGCGCCGCCAGAGCAGTTCCGCGTTCCTATGTTGGTGTGGATGTCAGACAAATATCTGGAAGACCCAGACCATGCGAAGGCGTTTGCACATCTGAAGCAAGAAGCTGATATGAAGGTGCCGCGTCGTCATGTGGAACTGTACGACACTATTTTGGGTTGCCTCGGTTATACCTCGCCAAATGGCGGTATTAACGAGAATAACAACTGGTGCCGCATTCCGGACGCGAAGAAGGTTAAGGCTCAGTAA
- a CDS encoding MFS transporter, with protein MKTSDYQRTRWLTLIGTIITQFALGSVYTWSLFNGALSSKLDAPVSQVAFSFGLLSLGLAISSSVAGKLQERFGVKRVTMASGVLLGVGFFLTAHSDSLIMLWLSAGVLVGLADGAGYLLTLSNCVKWFPERKGLISAFAIGSYGLGSLGFKFIDSQLLSTVGLEKTFMIWGAIVLVMIVFGSTLMKDAPNQEVKTKNGVVENDFTLAQSMRKPQYWMLAVMFLTACMSGLYVIGVAKDIAQSLAHMDVATAANAVTVISIANLSGRLVLGILSDKISRIRVITIGQVVSLVGMAALLFAPLNDVTFFMAIACVAFNFGGTITVFPSLVSEFFGLNNLAKNYGVIYLGFGIGSICGSIIASLFGGFFVTFCVIFALLIISLALSTTIRQPQRSVYTEAHA; from the coding sequence ATGAAAACTTCTGATTATCAGCGTACCCGCTGGCTGACTCTGATCGGCACCATTATTACCCAATTTGCTTTAGGTTCTGTTTATACCTGGAGCCTGTTTAATGGCGCACTCTCTTCTAAGCTTGATGCGCCAGTGAGCCAGGTTGCATTTTCCTTTGGCTTGCTGAGCCTTGGGCTGGCGATTTCCTCTTCCGTTGCCGGCAAGCTGCAGGAACGTTTTGGCGTGAAACGCGTCACCATGGCCTCCGGTGTTTTACTCGGCGTCGGCTTCTTCTTAACCGCCCACTCCGACAGCCTGATTATGCTGTGGCTGAGCGCCGGTGTGCTGGTTGGTCTGGCGGATGGTGCAGGTTACCTGTTAACGCTTTCCAACTGCGTAAAATGGTTCCCGGAGCGTAAAGGGTTGATTTCCGCCTTTGCCATCGGTTCTTATGGCCTTGGCAGCCTCGGTTTTAAATTTATCGATAGCCAGTTACTGAGTACCGTAGGCCTGGAAAAAACCTTCATGATTTGGGGCGCGATTGTGCTGGTAATGATCGTCTTTGGCTCCACGCTGATGAAAGATGCGCCGAATCAGGAAGTGAAAACGAAAAATGGCGTGGTCGAGAATGACTTCACCCTGGCGCAGTCCATGCGTAAACCGCAGTACTGGATGCTGGCGGTCATGTTCCTGACGGCGTGTATGAGCGGCCTGTATGTGATTGGCGTGGCGAAAGATATCGCACAAAGCCTGGCGCATATGGATGTGGCAACGGCGGCAAATGCGGTTACCGTGATTTCTATCGCGAACCTGTCGGGCCGTCTGGTGCTGGGGATTCTGTCCGATAAAATCTCCCGTATTCGCGTTATCACCATTGGCCAGGTCGTTTCGCTGGTGGGTATGGCTGCTCTGCTGTTCGCGCCGCTGAATGACGTCACTTTCTTTATGGCGATTGCCTGTGTCGCATTTAACTTTGGCGGCACCATCACCGTGTTCCCGTCACTGGTCAGCGAATTCTTCGGTCTGAATAACCTGGCTAAAAACTACGGTGTTATCTACCTGGGCTTCGGTATTGGCAGTATTTGCGGTTCCATTATCGCCTCGCTGTTTGGCGGGTTCTTTGTGACCTTCTGCGTTATCTTTGCGCTGTTAATCATTTCGCTGGCGCTTTCTACCACCATTCGTCAGCCACAACGTAGCGTCTACACCGAGGCGCACGCCTAA
- a CDS encoding autotransporter outer membrane beta-barrel domain-containing protein produces MIIRNSSGRQRLTLASVIVCALSINTAYGWQQEYIVDAMSGHTAERYTWDSDHQPRYNDILEERIRSTQNVAGPVVNLADETPMEATSGMSMGWNFPLSRQVTTGPVAALHYDGSTTSTYNEFGDSATSIAQNDPLWHASVSTLGWRVNSQFGDVRPWAQISYNQQFGENIWKAQSGLSRMTAAGQDGNWLDVTVGADMLLNPHMAAYAALSQAENSTNNSDYMYTMGVSAKF; encoded by the coding sequence ATGATTATAAGAAACAGTAGTGGTCGCCAAAGGTTAACTCTGGCGAGCGTCATAGTTTGTGCGCTGTCCATCAATACAGCATATGGCTGGCAACAAGAATATATCGTTGATGCGATGTCAGGGCATACGGCTGAACGTTATACATGGGACAGCGATCACCAACCACGTTATAACGATATTCTGGAAGAACGTATTCGCTCCACTCAAAACGTAGCGGGGCCCGTGGTGAATCTGGCGGATGAGACGCCTATGGAGGCGACCAGCGGCATGAGTATGGGCTGGAACTTCCCGCTTTCAAGGCAGGTGACAACCGGTCCGGTTGCCGCGCTGCATTATGACGGTTCAACCACGTCTACTTACAACGAGTTTGGCGATAGCGCGACGTCGATAGCGCAGAACGATCCGTTGTGGCATGCCAGCGTCAGCACGTTAGGCTGGCGAGTAAACTCCCAGTTCGGTGATGTGCGACCGTGGGCGCAAATCAGCTATAACCAGCAGTTTGGCGAGAATATCTGGAAAGCGCAGTCGGGCTTAAGCCGCATGACGGCGGCGGGTCAGGACGGTAACTGGCTGGATGTTACCGTCGGTGCAGACATGCTGTTGAACCCGCACATGGCGGCTTATGCGGCGCTCTCGCAGGCGGAAAATAGCACCAACAACAGCGACTATATGTACACCATGGGTGTGAGCGCCAAATTTTAA
- the tag gene encoding DNA-3-methyladenine glycosylase I, which yields MQRCGWVSQDPLYIAYHDKEWGVPETDGKKLFEMICLEGQQAGLSWITVLKKRENYRHAFHHFDPEKVAAMTEEDVERLVLDAGIIRHRGKIQAIIGNARAFLTMAQNGESFSEFVWSFVDNQPQVTRAANLSDIPTSTPASDALSKALKKRGFKFVGTTICYSFMQACGLVNDHVTSCICYPGEQHDS from the coding sequence ATGCAGCGTTGCGGATGGGTCAGCCAGGACCCACTTTACATTGCCTACCACGACAAGGAATGGGGCGTCCCCGAAACCGATGGCAAAAAGCTGTTCGAAATGATCTGCCTTGAAGGCCAGCAGGCCGGATTATCGTGGATTACCGTACTAAAGAAACGGGAAAATTATCGCCACGCCTTCCACCATTTTGACCCGGAAAAAGTGGCGGCCATGACTGAAGAGGATGTGGAGAGGCTGGTACTGGATGCTGGCATTATTCGCCATCGCGGAAAGATTCAGGCCATTATCGGCAACGCTCGCGCCTTTTTGACCATGGCGCAAAACGGAGAATCGTTTAGCGAGTTCGTCTGGTCATTTGTTGATAATCAACCGCAAGTGACCCGCGCCGCCAACCTGAGCGATATCCCCACCTCAACGCCTGCGTCAGATGCGCTGTCTAAAGCGTTAAAAAAACGCGGGTTTAAATTTGTCGGCACCACCATTTGTTACTCCTTTATGCAGGCGTGCGGCCTGGTCAACGATCATGTCACCAGTTGCATCTGCTATCCGGGAGAACAACATGATTCGTGA
- a CDS encoding N-acetyltransferase produces MIRESKADDLPAILALWMESTIHAHPFIEERYWRESESVVRDVYLPAAQTWVWEEEGELKGFASVIDDRFLGALFVAPAAIRNGIGKALVQHVQQRFSILSLEVYQKNQSAVNFYHALGFRIEDGAWQEETHHPTWIMGWQADQTP; encoded by the coding sequence ATGATTCGTGAATCAAAGGCTGACGATCTACCGGCGATTCTGGCGCTATGGATGGAAAGCACAATCCATGCCCACCCGTTTATCGAAGAGCGCTACTGGCGCGAAAGTGAATCCGTCGTGCGTGATGTTTACCTGCCCGCCGCGCAAACCTGGGTGTGGGAAGAAGAAGGCGAGCTCAAAGGCTTTGCCAGCGTTATTGATGACCGCTTTCTCGGCGCGCTGTTTGTCGCGCCTGCCGCCATCAGAAACGGGATCGGCAAAGCGCTGGTGCAGCATGTGCAGCAGCGCTTTTCGATACTCAGCCTTGAGGTCTACCAGAAGAACCAATCGGCGGTGAACTTCTACCATGCGCTGGGTTTTCGCATTGAAGACGGTGCATGGCAGGAGGAAACTCACCATCCCACGTGGATTATGGGCTGGCAGGCGGATCAAACGCCGTAA
- a CDS encoding molybdopterin guanine dinucleotide-containing S/N-oxide reductase, protein MANSPAHYSVLTAAHWGPVLVETDGETVFSSRGALPGTHPNSLQTVVRDQVHSKTRVRFPMVRKGFLASPDNPQGVRGQDEFVRVSWDDALNLIHTQHKRIRDSYGPASIFAGSYGWRSNGVLHKAATLLQRYMALAGGYTGHLGDYSTGAAQAIMPYVVGGNEVYQQQTSWPVVLEHSEVVVLWSANPLNTLKIAWNASDEQGIAYFAALRDSGKRLICIDPMRSESVDFFGDKMEWIAPHMGTDVALMLGIAHTLVENGWHDEDFLARCTTGYARFADYLLGKSDDVAKTAEWAADICGIPAAKIRELAAIFHQNTTMLMAGWGMQRQQYGEQKHWMIVTLAAMLGQIGTPGGGFGLSYHFANGGNPTRRSAVLASMQGSVKGGTDAVDKIPVARIVDALENPGGFYQHNGMDRHFPDIRMLWWAGGANFTHHQDTNRLIRAWQKPELVVISECFWTAAAKHADIVLPATTSFERNDLTMTGDYSNQHLVPMKQVVPPQDEARNDYDVFAELSERWEKGGYDRFTEGKSELAWLETFYNIAGQRGASQQVTLPPFAEFWQRNALIEMPENAASAQFIRFADFRRDPQAHPLKTDSGKIEIYCERIAGYDYADCAGHPMWLEPDEWFGNAEPEQLQLLSAHPSHRLHSQLNYSALREQYAVADREPVTIHPQDAHARGIVDGDTVRVWNQRGQVLAGAVVSAGIKPGVICIHEGAWPDLDLAANGICKNGAVNVLTKDLPSSKLGNGCAGNTALAWLEKYSGPTLTLTAFDPPASP, encoded by the coding sequence TTGGCTAATTCACCCGCACATTACTCGGTATTAACCGCCGCTCACTGGGGACCAGTCCTTGTCGAAACCGATGGGGAGACGGTTTTCTCCTCGCGTGGCGCGCTGCCTGGCACCCATCCCAACTCTTTGCAAACCGTGGTGCGCGACCAGGTTCACAGTAAAACGCGGGTACGTTTTCCGATGGTGCGTAAAGGCTTTCTCGCCTCGCCGGATAACCCACAGGGGGTGCGCGGGCAGGATGAATTTGTTCGCGTCAGTTGGGATGACGCGCTAAATCTTATCCATACGCAGCATAAACGCATCCGTGACAGCTACGGCCCGGCCTCGATTTTTGCTGGTTCCTACGGCTGGCGTTCCAACGGCGTGTTACACAAAGCCGCGACGCTGTTACAGCGTTATATGGCGCTGGCGGGCGGTTATACCGGGCATCTGGGGGATTACTCGACGGGGGCTGCGCAGGCCATCATGCCGTACGTGGTGGGCGGCAACGAAGTTTACCAGCAGCAAACCAGCTGGCCGGTGGTGCTGGAGCACAGCGAGGTGGTGGTGTTATGGAGCGCCAATCCGCTGAATACCCTGAAGATTGCCTGGAACGCTTCTGACGAACAGGGGATCGCTTACTTTGCGGCTTTACGCGACAGCGGGAAACGATTGATCTGTATCGATCCGATGCGATCGGAAAGCGTCGATTTCTTTGGCGATAAGATGGAATGGATCGCCCCGCATATGGGGACTGACGTGGCGTTGATGCTGGGTATCGCGCATACGCTGGTGGAAAACGGCTGGCACGACGAGGACTTTCTCGCCCGGTGCACGACCGGTTATGCCCGTTTTGCCGACTATCTGCTGGGTAAATCTGACGATGTTGCAAAAACGGCGGAGTGGGCAGCCGACATTTGTGGCATTCCGGCAGCGAAAATACGTGAGCTGGCGGCGATATTTCACCAAAACACCACCATGCTGATGGCGGGATGGGGGATGCAGCGCCAGCAGTATGGTGAGCAGAAGCACTGGATGATCGTCACCCTGGCCGCCATGCTCGGACAAATCGGCACGCCAGGCGGTGGCTTTGGGCTGTCGTATCATTTTGCTAACGGTGGGAATCCAACGCGCCGCTCTGCGGTGCTGGCCTCAATGCAGGGCAGCGTTAAAGGCGGCACCGACGCGGTGGATAAAATCCCGGTAGCGCGAATTGTTGACGCGCTGGAGAACCCCGGCGGTTTTTACCAGCACAACGGCATGGACCGTCATTTCCCGGACATCCGCATGCTGTGGTGGGCGGGCGGTGCTAACTTCACTCATCACCAGGACACCAACCGTTTAATTCGCGCCTGGCAGAAACCGGAGCTGGTGGTTATCTCGGAATGTTTCTGGACTGCCGCAGCGAAGCATGCCGATATCGTGCTGCCGGCGACAACGTCGTTTGAGCGTAATGATTTGACCATGACCGGCGATTACAGCAACCAGCATCTGGTGCCGATGAAGCAGGTCGTACCGCCGCAGGACGAAGCGAGAAATGATTATGATGTCTTTGCCGAGCTGAGTGAACGCTGGGAAAAAGGCGGATATGACCGATTTACCGAAGGTAAAAGCGAACTGGCGTGGCTGGAGACCTTTTACAATATTGCCGGGCAACGCGGGGCCAGTCAGCAGGTGACATTGCCGCCTTTCGCCGAGTTTTGGCAGCGCAACGCCCTGATCGAAATGCCAGAAAACGCCGCCAGCGCGCAGTTTATCCGTTTCGCGGATTTTCGCCGCGACCCGCAGGCGCATCCGCTGAAAACGGACAGCGGAAAAATTGAAATCTACTGTGAGAGGATTGCCGGTTACGACTACGCAGACTGTGCGGGACACCCGATGTGGCTGGAGCCTGATGAGTGGTTCGGTAACGCAGAGCCGGAGCAGTTACAGTTGCTTTCCGCTCATCCGTCTCACCGTTTGCACAGCCAGCTTAACTACAGCGCGTTGCGCGAACAGTATGCGGTAGCGGATCGTGAGCCGGTCACGATCCACCCGCAGGACGCCCACGCGCGCGGCATTGTGGATGGCGACACGGTCAGGGTGTGGAATCAGCGAGGACAAGTTCTGGCGGGAGCGGTGGTGTCGGCAGGTATTAAACCTGGCGTCATCTGTATTCATGAAGGCGCCTGGCCTGATTTGGATCTCGCTGCTAACGGTATTTGTAAAAATGGCGCCGTCAACGTGCTGACCAAAGATCTCCCCAGCTCGAAGCTGGGGAATGGCTGCGCGGGCAACACTGCGCTGGCGTGGCTCGAAAAATACAGCGGACCAACGTTGACCCTTACGGCGTTTGATCCGCCTGCCAGCCCATAA
- a CDS encoding OmpA family lipoprotein, with the protein MKKRVFVIAAIVSGALAVSGCTTNPYTGEREAGKSGIGAGIGSLVGAGIGALSSSKKDRGKGALIGAAAGAAVGGGVGYYMDVQEAKLREKMQGTGVSVTRSGDNIILNMPNNVTFDSSSANLKPAGANTLTGVAMVLKEYNKTAVNVLGFTDSTGSQDLNMRLSQQRADSVASALITQGVAANRIRTQGMGPANPIASNSTAEGKAQNRRVEITLSPLQ; encoded by the coding sequence ATGAAGAAACGTGTTTTTGTTATTGCTGCCATCGTGAGCGGCGCCCTGGCGGTTTCTGGCTGCACAACAAACCCTTACACCGGCGAACGCGAAGCGGGTAAATCCGGCATTGGCGCGGGTATTGGCTCTCTGGTCGGCGCGGGCATTGGCGCACTCTCTTCTTCGAAGAAAGATCGCGGCAAAGGCGCACTGATTGGCGCAGCGGCTGGCGCGGCCGTTGGCGGCGGTGTCGGCTATTACATGGACGTGCAGGAAGCAAAACTGCGCGAAAAAATGCAGGGAACCGGCGTCAGCGTGACGCGTAGTGGCGATAACATCATTCTGAATATGCCAAATAACGTCACCTTCGACAGCAGCAGCGCCAACCTGAAACCTGCTGGTGCCAACACCCTGACCGGCGTAGCAATGGTACTGAAAGAGTACAATAAAACCGCCGTCAACGTGCTGGGCTTCACCGACAGCACCGGCAGCCAGGATCTGAATATGCGTCTGTCGCAGCAGCGCGCGGACTCCGTCGCCAGCGCCTTAATCACTCAAGGGGTCGCGGCTAACCGTATCCGCACTCAGGGTATGGGCCCGGCAAATCCGATCGCCAGCAACAGCACGGCAGAAGGTAAAGCGCAGAATCGTCGCGTAGAAATCACCTTAAGCCCACTTCAGTAA
- a CDS encoding LacI family DNA-binding transcriptional regulator — MSKSTRATISDVAKAAKTGKTSISRYLNGEKHLLSDALLARIEQAIADLDYRPSLMARGLKHGRTRLIGLIIADITNPYSVNVLSGIEAACRDKGFTPLVCNTNNEVDQELHYLDLLRSYQVEGIVVNAVGMREEGLNRLQQSALPMVLIDRKIPDFACDMVGLDNTQAATVATEHLVEQGFEAILFLSEPLGMVNTRRERLSAFRATLAQYPGVIAQNAEVPLTDNTQLDDTLRHFHQQHRGMRKAVISANGALTLQVARALKRIGLNWGSDIGLLGFDELEWAELAGVGITTLKQPTWQIGYTAVEQVVSRIDGGSSAIQEQVFSGELIVRGSTAR, encoded by the coding sequence ATGAGCAAATCAACACGAGCAACCATCAGCGATGTGGCGAAAGCCGCAAAAACCGGCAAGACCAGCATTTCACGTTATCTCAACGGTGAAAAGCACCTGCTTTCCGACGCGCTGCTGGCCCGCATTGAACAAGCCATTGCCGATCTCGACTACCGCCCCAGCCTGATGGCAAGAGGCCTGAAACACGGTCGTACCCGCCTGATTGGCCTGATCATCGCCGATATTACAAATCCTTACTCCGTCAACGTGTTAAGCGGTATTGAAGCCGCCTGTCGCGATAAGGGCTTTACCCCGCTGGTGTGTAACACCAACAACGAAGTGGATCAGGAGCTGCATTATCTCGACCTGCTGCGCAGTTACCAGGTTGAAGGGATTGTGGTCAACGCCGTCGGGATGCGCGAAGAGGGGCTGAACCGCCTGCAGCAGTCTGCGCTGCCGATGGTGCTGATTGACCGTAAAATTCCCGATTTCGCCTGCGATATGGTCGGGCTGGATAACACCCAGGCGGCAACGGTTGCCACCGAGCATCTGGTCGAGCAAGGTTTTGAAGCCATCCTGTTCCTCAGCGAACCGCTGGGCATGGTGAATACGCGCCGCGAACGTCTGAGCGCTTTTCGCGCCACGCTCGCGCAGTACCCCGGCGTTATCGCGCAAAATGCCGAAGTCCCGCTAACGGACAATACGCAACTGGATGACACGCTGCGCCATTTCCACCAGCAGCATCGGGGCATGCGTAAAGCCGTTATCTCCGCCAATGGCGCCCTCACGCTACAGGTTGCCCGCGCCCTGAAGCGCATTGGCCTTAACTGGGGCAGCGATATCGGCCTGCTCGGTTTTGACGAACTGGAATGGGCAGAGCTGGCGGGCGTCGGTATTACCACATTGAAACAACCCACCTGGCAGATTGGCTACACTGCCGTTGAGCAGGTTGTAAGCCGAATTGATGGCGGCTCTTCTGCCATTCAGGAACAGGTCTTCTCCGGCGAGCTGATCGTACGCGGCTCTACCGCCCGTTAA
- a CDS encoding sugar phosphate isomerase/epimerase codes for MKRKIMVVTAAYGQDQVRAAGGQTALLPIIAEAGADGVEIRRELLTDAELKTLPTMASAIEIFGLLACYSAPEPLFLANGNLNPQLPALLEEAQALQALWLKVSLGHFSHTEQFNVLREWLDNSGMELVVENDQTACGRLQPMQRFNETCQTQNLPISLTFDMGNWLWVGDSPEEAAQNMASTVGYIHVKAAVTHRDSYRAVPPDAADSRWMALLKTLPNDVPRGIEFPLEGQDLTAVTRHYVELLREE; via the coding sequence ATGAAAAGAAAAATTATGGTGGTCACCGCCGCTTACGGCCAAGACCAGGTGCGGGCCGCAGGCGGACAAACGGCATTATTGCCTATCATTGCCGAAGCCGGTGCTGACGGCGTTGAAATCCGCCGCGAGTTATTAACCGATGCCGAGCTGAAAACGCTCCCTACGATGGCTTCTGCTATCGAAATCTTCGGCCTGCTGGCCTGTTACTCAGCGCCTGAGCCATTGTTCCTTGCGAACGGTAACCTCAACCCCCAACTTCCCGCGCTACTTGAAGAAGCGCAGGCCCTGCAGGCGCTGTGGTTAAAAGTCTCCCTCGGCCATTTTTCCCATACCGAACAGTTCAACGTTTTACGCGAATGGCTCGACAACAGCGGAATGGAGCTGGTTGTTGAGAACGATCAAACCGCCTGCGGACGCCTGCAACCGATGCAGCGCTTTAACGAAACCTGTCAGACGCAAAACCTGCCGATATCTTTAACCTTCGATATGGGCAACTGGCTGTGGGTGGGCGACTCCCCGGAAGAAGCAGCACAAAACATGGCGTCAACCGTTGGCTATATCCATGTCAAAGCCGCTGTCACACATCGCGACAGCTACCGCGCCGTACCGCCAGATGCAGCAGACTCGCGCTGGATGGCGCTGCTAAAAACGCTGCCCAACGACGTCCCGCGCGGCATTGAGTTCCCCCTGGAAGGGCAGGATCTGACGGCGGTTACCCGCCACTACGTCGAGCTATTACGCGAGGAGTAA
- a CDS encoding sugar kinase — translation MKNSLDVVTIGEAMAMFVATQTGELADVEQFIKRVAGAELNVATGLARLGLKVGWVSRVGNDSFGRFIVKSLEKEGINAQGVTQDGRYATGFQLKSKVENGTDPIVEYFRKGSAASRLSVEDYHEAYFASARHLHLSGVAAALSSSSYELLAHTARTMKAQGKTISFDPNLRPVLWKSEAEMVEKLNRLAFQADWVLPGLKEGMILTGQQTPEAIADFYLRHGVKAVIVKTGADGAWYKTASGEQGCVAPVKVDNVVDTVGAGDGFAVGVISALLEGRSLHQAVTRGNKIGALAIQVQGDSEGLPTREQLGE, via the coding sequence ATGAAAAATTCACTGGATGTGGTCACTATTGGTGAAGCGATGGCGATGTTTGTCGCCACGCAAACTGGCGAACTGGCGGATGTGGAGCAGTTTATCAAGCGCGTTGCAGGCGCGGAGCTTAACGTGGCGACCGGTCTTGCCCGTCTGGGCCTGAAGGTCGGCTGGGTGAGCCGCGTTGGCAACGACAGTTTTGGCCGTTTTATCGTTAAGTCGCTGGAAAAAGAAGGGATTAATGCGCAGGGAGTCACCCAGGACGGGCGTTACGCTACCGGCTTTCAGCTTAAATCCAAGGTCGAAAATGGAACCGATCCCATTGTGGAGTATTTCCGCAAAGGTTCCGCTGCCAGCCGCCTCAGCGTTGAGGATTATCACGAGGCCTATTTCGCCAGCGCGCGCCACCTGCACCTGAGCGGCGTAGCAGCCGCGCTTTCCTCCAGCTCTTATGAACTACTGGCGCATACCGCCCGCACCATGAAGGCCCAGGGGAAGACCATCTCGTTCGACCCGAATTTGCGCCCAGTGCTGTGGAAAAGCGAAGCCGAGATGGTGGAAAAACTGAACCGGCTGGCATTTCAGGCTGACTGGGTTCTACCCGGGTTAAAAGAGGGCATGATTTTAACCGGCCAGCAGACGCCCGAAGCCATCGCCGACTTTTATCTGCGCCATGGCGTGAAGGCCGTGATCGTTAAAACCGGGGCTGATGGCGCCTGGTACAAAACTGCCAGCGGTGAACAAGGCTGCGTTGCGCCGGTAAAAGTCGACAACGTGGTCGATACAGTCGGCGCAGGCGATGGCTTTGCCGTGGGCGTTATCAGCGCCCTGCTCGAAGGCCGCTCGCTACATCAGGCAGTGACCCGCGGCAATAAAATTGGCGCACTGGCCATTCAGGTTCAGGGCGACAGCGAAGGATTACCCACACGTGAACAATTAGGGGAATAA